The proteins below are encoded in one region of Pseudoalteromonas ulvae UL12:
- a CDS encoding regulatory protein RecX: MDDHEKQKLKNYVLWLLSRQEYSRRDLTFKLKQKGATADFIDTLLDWCEQHSFIDEKRYCESFIRRHLAKLHGLKRIQAEAAGKGIERTLLETLIDEMEIDWYQQAQAAYNRKFSGITGNLEFKEKAKIFRYLSYRGFNHEQIEFAMHAEPSDE, translated from the coding sequence ATGGATGATCACGAAAAGCAAAAATTAAAGAATTACGTGCTCTGGCTGTTATCTCGTCAAGAATACTCACGACGAGATTTAACGTTCAAGCTAAAACAAAAAGGCGCAACGGCTGACTTTATTGATACTCTTCTTGATTGGTGTGAACAGCATTCATTTATAGATGAGAAACGATATTGTGAAAGTTTTATCAGACGCCATCTGGCAAAGCTTCATGGATTGAAGCGTATCCAGGCCGAAGCTGCGGGTAAAGGAATTGAGCGAACCTTACTTGAAACCCTGATCGATGAGATGGAAATTGACTGGTATCAACAAGCCCAAGCAGCATATAATAGGAAGTTTTCTGGAATTACTGGAAACCTTGAATTCAAAGAAAAAGCGAAAATATTTCGCTACTTGAGTTATCGAGGTTTTAATCATGAACAAATTGAATTTGCAATGCACGCAGAGCCGTCAGACGAGTGA
- a CDS encoding GTP cyclohydrolase II yields MAEVRARVQLKVGKNSTIPAEILSFSGLKDGVEHVALVFNQADKKQTTPLIRMHSECLTGDVFHSSRCDCGEQLNECIDKMHQQGGILLYLRQEGRGIGLYNKIDAYVLQSQGMNTYEANNHLGFEDDLRDFSDAVLMLNAMGLAKVTLMTNNPRKLKALTDAGITVEGLVATHAHVKDGNEAYLETKVKHGSHMLDLSKTKK; encoded by the coding sequence GTGGCTGAAGTACGAGCAAGAGTCCAGCTGAAAGTTGGTAAAAACAGCACTATCCCTGCTGAAATCCTGTCATTTTCTGGTCTTAAAGATGGTGTTGAGCATGTAGCCTTAGTGTTTAACCAAGCAGATAAAAAACAGACGACTCCTCTAATACGCATGCATTCAGAGTGTTTAACTGGTGATGTTTTTCATTCTTCACGGTGTGATTGTGGCGAACAATTGAATGAATGTATTGATAAAATGCATCAGCAAGGGGGGATCCTATTGTACTTGCGCCAAGAGGGCAGAGGTATAGGTTTGTACAACAAAATAGATGCCTATGTGTTGCAATCTCAAGGCATGAATACCTATGAAGCAAATAATCACTTAGGTTTTGAGGATGATTTAAGAGATTTCTCTGATGCCGTGTTAATGCTCAACGCGATGGGATTGGCAAAGGTCACTTTAATGACCAACAATCCTCGTAAGTTAAAAGCGCTGACTGATGCCGGCATTACTGTTGAAGGGCTGGTCGCTACGCATGCGCATGTAAAAGATGGCAATGAAGCTTATTTGGAAACGAAAGTGAAACATGGCTCACATATGCTGGATTTAAGTAAGACAAAAAAGTAG
- a CDS encoding energy transducer TonB, with product MNNTLPAPHIQTISKVALFTAVGLVMTFCAFALMQYLIAPQGQYIPTSIPDFDIEIAEEKKITPPNIIKRLPPPPVINKIPPKPMIPSETSQTDIVPIPTVTLTAQQPSNSTLFAPILDNQASPVVRMAPKYPIQAAREGIEGWVKLSFSISKTGSVINASVLDAQPKRVFDAAAIKALKKWKYKTKVDNGQAIEQHGLTIQLDFKIDKSH from the coding sequence ATGAACAACACACTACCAGCACCACACATTCAAACAATCAGTAAAGTAGCTCTATTTACAGCTGTAGGGTTAGTAATGACATTTTGCGCATTTGCATTGATGCAATACCTTATTGCACCACAAGGCCAATATATTCCGACCAGTATCCCTGACTTTGATATAGAGATCGCCGAGGAAAAAAAGATTACACCGCCAAATATAATAAAGCGATTACCTCCACCACCGGTAATAAATAAAATCCCTCCCAAGCCGATGATCCCGTCAGAGACATCACAGACTGATATCGTGCCAATCCCCACTGTGACGCTTACAGCCCAACAGCCAAGTAATAGTACACTCTTTGCGCCAATATTGGATAATCAGGCGAGTCCTGTCGTTAGAATGGCACCAAAATACCCTATTCAAGCTGCACGTGAAGGTATCGAAGGATGGGTGAAATTAAGCTTTTCAATTTCAAAAACAGGCAGTGTTATCAATGCAAGTGTTTTAGATGCTCAACCAAAAAGAGTATTTGATGCGGCGGCCATCAAAGCACTCAAAAAATGGAAATATAAAACCAAAGTTGACAATGGACAAGCAATCGAGCAACACGGTTTGACTATTCAACTTGATTTTAAAATCGATAAAAGCCATTAA
- a CDS encoding RNA polymerase sigma factor, protein MKPLFIAVNTRSYLLILLNLKNWLSKPFDPESLMMRFCQTGSQTDLSRLFNYYGQDLYHYLVSLSNPEIAEDVSQKTWLKVIEKKHLYREQASLKAWLFTIAANTLRDEVRQSSRHISTETAQFDTLLTTCSEPHESILERYNEALMQLPFKQRESFILQQEGFSLAQIAEITSDPQETIKTRLRYAKQHLKFKLGDDHEA, encoded by the coding sequence GTGAAACCTCTGTTTATTGCTGTAAATACGAGGAGTTATTTATTGATATTACTCAATCTTAAAAACTGGTTATCCAAACCTTTTGATCCTGAGAGTTTGATGATGCGCTTTTGTCAAACTGGTTCTCAAACAGATCTTAGTCGCCTTTTTAACTACTATGGCCAAGATCTTTACCATTACCTTGTATCATTGAGTAACCCTGAAATCGCAGAAGACGTTAGTCAAAAAACATGGTTAAAAGTCATCGAAAAAAAGCACCTGTATCGAGAGCAGGCATCTTTAAAAGCGTGGTTATTTACCATTGCGGCTAATACATTACGCGACGAAGTACGCCAGTCATCCCGTCATATAAGCACTGAAACAGCACAATTTGACACACTTTTGACCACCTGTAGTGAACCTCATGAAAGCATACTTGAACGTTACAATGAGGCATTAATGCAGCTTCCGTTTAAACAAAGAGAGAGCTTTATTCTGCAACAAGAAGGGTTTTCTTTAGCGCAAATTGCTGAGATTACTTCTGATCCTCAGGAGACAATAAAAACTCGCTTACGTTACGCTAAACAACATCTTAAATTTAAACTAGGAGACGACCATGAAGCATGA